In Monodelphis domestica isolate mMonDom1 chromosome 1, mMonDom1.pri, whole genome shotgun sequence, the sequence ctcgagtagtggaggggggacaagagggacaagagtgaattggggagagaagcttttgctaaggagggaaggcagaagggggaaaatcttcaaagcccctctcctctctctgagccaacccattacatctgctgtctcccctaaaCCCGGCTTTGTGGAAGGAgatcctcctctcttttcccctctctatacCTTGGGATAAAAACTTCCATTGGGGTATatcccttccctcttttatctttttttaaaacagtggAGGGACAATGTTGTTGGGCTTCTCCTGTCTGGGCTTTATGCAACTATAGATTTTGCCCAGCATTATCCCTTATTTAAGAGAATAATGGGggggaaaggtagggaaaggaaggtaaCGGGATCTCCCCAGCATGGGAGGGAAATTGACAAGGTTTTCTTAACTATACTAAAATTAGACTAAGGAATTAAATTACATCAAGCCGGACTCTAGGGATAGTTAGATAGGTTTATTTGGACTTGGAAAATAAGgtttgggaaagctagagaaaatttgatgtctgaTAGCTATGCAGGGGCAAAAGgctctccagggaaaaagaggGTTTTCTCAGGAAAAAGCAGGAAAACCTGtgctcctctttcttttctactttctcagacacttcccaaaaggaagtgggaggtgtctgaggaagttggggtagagagtccTAGGAGATatagtctcccagggttcagagtcattttaaaatgcacacCCTTCATTATCTTCTGTGGTTATAGCTGACAAGGCTCTACTGGACATAAAATTCTATATAAGTGACCTTCATAAGCTGCCAACCCATCATCCAAAGTCATCTACCTGCCACAGAACTACAAAGTTTGCTTGAAAAATTCCCAAGTGCACTGCTAAGATGATCTTCCATTTCTGCATCTTTGTAAGAAGTTACACTTTGGGATCTAAGGCTTCTTGATCTGGACAAGCTGTCCATACTTCtggtgtttttctctttttttttaaattcctagagatgagagggaagtCTGACTGTCAATGAACAGGCTGGAAACATCCCTTCCATGAAGCTATACCCCTAAGCACAATATCCAGGGTTCAAGGTTCATCTTCTCTCTTCTGCCCCACCCCAGAGTAAACCCAGTGTAATTCTCCTCTAACCCCCATGGGCTCAGCACACCCATCCTTGCTCTTTCTTCAGGTTACCGAGACATTTCCAAGGACAAATCTTACCTTTTTACAGACGAATAGACAAAGGGCTCCAAACACTAAGATGCCAGGGATGCCAAGCAGGCCCCAGTGACCCTGTGGATTTGTGCTGGATGTGGTAGTCCCATTGCCTAGAATAATAATTCAGGGTGAACAAGAATCAATCTGTCTCTTGGAAGGGGGATTGAGAGCTCGGTGGTAACTGGAGGGAGAATAAAGGTAGCATGTGGGGTGGGAACAAGTAGGAAATGGGCAGAAATTGTACTTAGTAGAACtaggaaattgagaaggaaaaacagCAGGAGGCAAagagaacagagaaggaaaaggcctgGGTGGTTTCAAGAGAGGGAATAGAAAAAGAGGGGAGGACCAGAAAAGAGATGAATTAAATATCACATTAGATAGGATTTAGGGTGTGCTGCAGGGCTTACTCAGCCCCTGAACCCCTCCCTCAATGACTCCCTAGgaccttccctcctccttcaggTCCTCTAATCTCCTTCCTCTAGTCCAccctctccatctcctctttcttctcttagaATCAGGGCCCTCACAACATagtgactgtcttttttttttcttttattctgaagACCTTTCAGACCATAGGATGGGGGAATTTGCCAAGAGGAAAGGAACTAGAGTAAGAATGAGAAGCTGTTCAGCTCAATGAGACTGACTTGTTTCCAGAGAAAGCCAAGCTCTCCTTCAGTCAGCCCCATTTATTCCCTGAACTCTAACAGACAAGCCAAACCAAGGGACAGAggatttccttcttcagttcattttgcagatgagaaaactgaggcaaacagggttcagtggcTTGcctcaccttccttccttcaaaggaGTAAAACTGAGCTTTCTCCAGCCTCACTTTTCTACCCTCTGTCTTACTACAGTATAGGatagtttcctttctcctcttctcaaaGGACAAAGTTGGAGACAAGGTAGATTTTGGAAAGCTCTGAAGGGGATCAAGTAGAAGGAAGTTGTTAATAGCTGGGGGAGGCTGGGTTGAGAGCCCACCTGCTTCTCTACTGGGATGAGAAGGTCACCTACCAGACACAGTTAAGTTGAAGCTCCAAGATTTTAGCTCTCCGAAGACTGACTTGATTTCCACTTTATACACTCCATTGTCTTCAGGGGTCAAATCCACAATCTCCAGACAACTCACATTAGGTGCAAACAGCCTCTGTTTGTACATCTCCTGGGCATTGATCCAGTCTGGCTTACTTTGCCCTGGCTGGATCCTGAGTAGGAACTGATTCTCAAACATCCAATCCACAGACCGAGTCTCCTTTCCAAAACCTGCATCTGTGCAGAGAAGGGCAGTTTCTCCCTGGATCCTGTTCAGACAGGATACATCCATGGCAGAGACGAGGGTGCCTGTGAGACACAAAAATGAGACTCATCAGGGTACAGTAAAAGGGGCCCTTATTCACCTGGATAGGAGCAGGGAACCCCAAATGCAAAAGTAACCTGAAgagtttcatttgcatttcccaCAGGCACGTGAGAATCATGGGTGAATTGT encodes:
- the LOC103093437 gene encoding uncharacterized protein LOC103093437, which encodes MPVAQFGGTRLLGISWTLRNKARLLGAGGGVGVALLAESRSSVPGSRPRIPAPQPQSTQAMTAPQQCPTRCPAPWPRLAALSAPRAGRLQDLPLQFSLLLLLLRAATPAVAAAAAVPAGASGSHPNTSPRITAAWKGTLVSAMDVSCLNRIQGETALLCTDAGFGKETRSVDWMFENQFLLRIQPGQSKPDWINAQEMYKQRLFAPNVSCLEIVDLTPEDNGVYKVEIKSVFGELKSWSFNLTVSGNGTTTSSTNPQGHWGLLGIPGILVFGALCLFVCKKVRFVLGNVSVT